One Hyphomicrobium album genomic window carries:
- the tolB gene encoding Tol-Pal system beta propeller repeat protein TolB, translating into MRDDKRVTAGGRKGFSWRSHLLSTLAWLLAAALIAPVSAQRPDDSYKGPSTGGGLDGQMRQFDAPPPAPSGGGGGLVGGGGAGGLQGRQTQGTIAPIPIAIPIFLGPDPKLSAEIADVVQNDLGGSGLFEPLDRGSFLEQVRDVNAAPRFPDWRSIRADALVVGDVSRGADGRIVAQFRLWDATTGKQLAGQRFATSAQNWRRVGHIIADQVYKQLTGESGYFDTRVVFVDETGPKDKRVKRLAIMDQDGFNVRLLSKGQELVLTPRFSPTNQEITFMSYAGDQPRVFLMNLETGQREIVGDFPGMTFAPRFSPDGQRVIMSLQAEGNSAIYELDLRSRQRRQLTQGTSIDTSPSYSPDGRQVVFETDRDGSQQIYAMNSDGSNQHRISQGEGRYSTPVWSPRGDYIAFTKQLGGRFLIGVMRPDGSGERVLTEGYHNEGPTWAPNGRVLMFFRESQGETGGAGIFSVDLTGYNERTIRTPSFASDPAWSPLLN; encoded by the coding sequence ATGCGAGACGACAAGCGAGTGACGGCGGGCGGGCGCAAAGGCTTCTCATGGCGCTCACATCTGCTGAGCACGCTCGCGTGGCTCTTGGCCGCCGCGCTCATCGCGCCCGTTTCGGCGCAGCGTCCCGACGACAGCTACAAGGGGCCTTCGACGGGCGGCGGTCTCGACGGGCAGATGCGCCAGTTCGATGCGCCGCCTCCAGCGCCCAGCGGCGGCGGTGGTGGTCTCGTTGGCGGTGGCGGCGCCGGCGGTCTGCAGGGGCGGCAGACGCAAGGCACGATCGCGCCGATCCCGATCGCCATTCCGATTTTTCTCGGACCGGATCCCAAGCTGTCGGCGGAGATCGCCGACGTCGTGCAGAACGATCTCGGCGGCTCGGGTCTGTTCGAGCCCCTCGACCGCGGCTCGTTTCTCGAGCAGGTACGTGACGTCAACGCGGCCCCGCGCTTTCCCGATTGGCGCTCGATCCGCGCCGACGCCCTCGTCGTCGGCGACGTCTCACGTGGCGCCGACGGCCGCATCGTCGCGCAGTTCCGTCTCTGGGACGCGACGACCGGAAAACAACTCGCCGGCCAACGATTCGCCACCAGCGCGCAGAATTGGCGCCGCGTCGGCCACATCATCGCCGACCAAGTCTACAAGCAGCTCACGGGCGAGTCGGGCTACTTCGACACGCGCGTCGTGTTCGTCGACGAGACGGGGCCAAAGGACAAACGCGTGAAGCGGCTGGCGATCATGGACCAGGACGGCTTCAACGTGCGCCTGCTCAGCAAGGGCCAGGAGCTCGTGCTCACGCCGCGCTTCAGCCCGACCAATCAGGAGATCACGTTCATGTCGTACGCCGGCGACCAGCCGCGCGTGTTCCTCATGAACCTCGAGACGGGGCAACGTGAGATCGTCGGCGACTTTCCGGGGATGACATTCGCGCCGCGCTTCTCGCCCGACGGTCAGCGCGTCATCATGAGTTTGCAGGCGGAAGGCAATTCGGCGATCTACGAGCTCGACTTGCGCTCGCGTCAGCGGCGGCAGCTCACGCAAGGCACCTCCATCGATACCAGCCCGAGCTATTCGCCGGACGGCCGGCAGGTCGTGTTCGAAACCGATCGCGATGGCAGCCAGCAGATCTACGCGATGAACTCGGACGGCTCGAACCAGCACCGCATCAGTCAGGGCGAGGGCCGCTACTCGACGCCCGTCTGGTCGCCGCGCGGCGACTACATCGCCTTTACCAAGCAACTCGGCGGACGCTTCCTGATCGGCGTCATGCGGCCGGACGGCTCCGGCGAGCGTGTCCTGACCGAGGGCTACCACAACGAGGGCCCGACCTGGGCGCCTAACGGGCGGGTGCTGATGTTCTTCCGCGAATCGCAGGGTGAGACCGGCGGAGCGGGAATCTTCTCGGTAGATTTGACCGGGTACAACGAGCGAACGATCCGTACGCCATCCTTCGCGTCCGACCCCGCGTGGTCCCCTCTCCTGAATTGA
- the pal gene encoding peptidoglycan-associated lipoprotein Pal translates to MATTTWFTRAARLLAVLLVGALAAACANNENQPSSQLTGRDGSVTPGSHRDFSVNVGDIVYFTTDSTDLTSEATAILQKQSQWLQQYPQYTITIEGHADERGTREYNIALGARRATTVRNFLAQNGINGSRIRTISYGKERPVAVCNDISCWSQNRRAQTVLNSRTAGN, encoded by the coding sequence ATGGCCACGACAACCTGGTTCACCCGCGCGGCGCGCCTGCTCGCAGTTCTGCTCGTGGGTGCCCTGGCCGCCGCCTGTGCCAACAACGAGAATCAGCCGAGCTCGCAACTGACGGGCCGCGACGGCTCGGTGACCCCCGGCTCGCACCGCGACTTCTCCGTCAACGTCGGCGACATCGTCTACTTCACCACCGACAGCACCGACCTGACGTCGGAAGCGACCGCGATCCTGCAGAAGCAGTCGCAGTGGCTGCAGCAGTATCCGCAGTACACCATCACCATCGAGGGTCACGCCGACGAGCGGGGCACGCGCGAGTACAACATCGCGCTGGGTGCCCGCCGCGCCACGACCGTGCGCAACTTCCTCGCCCAGAACGGCATCAACGGCTCGCGCATCCGCACGATCTCCTATGGCAAAGAGCGCCCCGTGGCGGTCTGCAACGACATCTCCTGCTGGTCGCAGAATCGCCGCGCCCAGACGGTGTTGAACTCGCGCACCGCCGGCAACTAA
- a CDS encoding OmpA family protein, translating to MSWLQRGSSASLIAACALFAYAAGDPTRVANAEPSFSSRADERYGTEQRADELYLDAVEKLDAGHPDFARELFQSVVERYPMSSAAERARGALTDLARNDAARHADASPPARLDGTPPMTTGSITAPELPDAPAALPVPGIRTPVWDIELRRNASIQSKLRVEAGDRVFFSPGSADLGSRARTALSAQAQWLMRWHEFEAAIEGHADEPGSEQENVVLSQQRAEAVRQRLIEEGVEPDRLAVVPLGRSVRVATCADTDCRAQNRRAVTLVFATGTRDRLGLNAGAPRAAAVSFAPGNTAPAATARQAGVTR from the coding sequence ATGTCGTGGCTTCAGCGCGGATCGAGCGCTTCGCTCATCGCAGCTTGTGCCCTCTTTGCGTACGCAGCCGGCGATCCTACGCGCGTCGCCAACGCCGAGCCTTCGTTTTCTTCGCGCGCGGATGAGCGCTACGGCACCGAGCAGCGCGCCGACGAACTCTACCTCGACGCCGTCGAAAAGCTCGATGCGGGCCATCCGGACTTCGCGCGCGAGCTGTTCCAGTCGGTCGTCGAGCGCTATCCGATGTCGTCCGCCGCCGAGCGTGCGCGCGGTGCGCTCACTGATCTTGCGCGCAACGATGCAGCGCGCCACGCCGACGCGAGCCCGCCCGCTCGTCTCGATGGCACACCGCCCATGACCACCGGCTCGATCACCGCGCCGGAACTGCCGGACGCGCCTGCGGCGCTCCCCGTTCCCGGCATCCGCACGCCCGTCTGGGATATCGAGTTGCGCCGCAACGCGTCGATTCAATCGAAGCTGCGCGTCGAGGCGGGCGATCGCGTATTCTTTTCGCCCGGCAGCGCCGATCTCGGCAGCCGCGCCCGCACGGCACTCAGCGCCCAGGCCCAGTGGCTGATGCGCTGGCACGAGTTCGAGGCGGCGATCGAAGGCCATGCCGACGAGCCCGGCTCCGAACAGGAAAATGTCGTCCTTTCGCAGCAGCGCGCCGAGGCCGTGCGCCAGCGCCTGATCGAGGAGGGCGTCGAGCCCGACCGCCTCGCCGTCGTGCCTCTCGGCCGCTCGGTGCGGGTGGCCACTTGCGCCGACACCGACTGTCGCGCCCAGAATCGCCGCGCCGTGACGCTCGTCTTTGCCACCGGCACGCGCGACCGGTTGGGGCTCAACGCCGGCGCCCCGCGTGCAGCGGCAGTGAGCTTCGCGCCTGGCAACACTGCGCCCGCCGCAACTGCCCGGCAGGCGGGCGTGACGCGTTGA
- the ybgF gene encoding tol-pal system protein YbgF has protein sequence MLRLFAPMIFSCVCAIGLGSAAFAEPQQAPIRVAQAAPQAQPKAKAAPAAPVADDSALKQRVEQLEEQLVDMQVVVGTLESLARGGGALAASGAGGAGFSGGADSVRLDGLETQLRALSAQIQQLTDQVRTLGGQPRRSDAGSAPTNFAATPAPGPGPVSGAGADAGAAPAAPPAADAGRFGSTTVTAGNGGDSIGGLIESEQPAAEGGAAASPPPEMAALPPAFGAATAPNAADAGNAKQLYETAYGYLMQRDYTAAQSAFEDFLTRYPQDSLAGNAQYWLGEAHFVRGEYKAAASSFLKGYQNYAGNARAADSLLKLAMSLDRLGQKDAACSSFGELSTRFPNAPENVKNRAKSERQRIGCT, from the coding sequence ATGCTTCGCCTTTTCGCCCCGATGATTTTCAGCTGCGTATGCGCCATCGGACTTGGATCGGCTGCCTTCGCCGAGCCGCAGCAAGCGCCGATCCGCGTCGCCCAGGCGGCGCCGCAGGCGCAACCCAAGGCCAAGGCAGCGCCGGCAGCACCGGTGGCCGACGATTCAGCTTTGAAGCAGCGCGTCGAGCAGCTCGAGGAGCAGCTCGTCGACATGCAGGTCGTCGTCGGCACCCTCGAATCACTCGCCCGCGGCGGCGGCGCACTGGCCGCTTCGGGCGCAGGTGGCGCCGGCTTTAGCGGCGGCGCCGATAGCGTGCGCCTCGACGGACTCGAGACGCAGTTGCGCGCCCTCTCCGCGCAGATCCAGCAGTTGACCGACCAGGTGCGTACGCTTGGCGGTCAGCCGCGCCGCTCCGATGCCGGATCGGCACCCACGAATTTCGCTGCGACGCCGGCGCCGGGTCCAGGTCCAGTCTCAGGTGCTGGCGCGGATGCGGGTGCGGCGCCGGCCGCGCCGCCCGCTGCGGATGCCGGCCGCTTCGGCTCGACGACGGTCACCGCCGGCAACGGCGGAGATTCGATCGGCGGCCTGATCGAGAGCGAGCAGCCAGCCGCCGAGGGTGGGGCCGCTGCCAGCCCGCCGCCCGAGATGGCGGCGCTGCCGCCGGCCTTCGGTGCCGCGACGGCTCCCAACGCCGCCGACGCCGGCAACGCCAAGCAGCTTTACGAGACCGCCTACGGTTACCTTATGCAGCGCGACTACACGGCGGCGCAGAGCGCGTTCGAGGATTTCCTCACGCGCTACCCGCAGGATTCGCTCGCCGGCAACGCGCAGTATTGGCTGGGCGAAGCCCACTTCGTGCGCGGCGAGTACAAGGCGGCGGCCAGCTCCTTCCTCAAGGGCTACCAGAACTACGCCGGCAACGCGCGCGCCGCCGACAGCCTGTTGAAGCTCGCCATGTCGCTCGACCGGCTTGGCCAGAAGGACGCCGCCTGCTCATCGTTCGGCGAGCTGTCCACACGGTTCCCCAATGCGCCCGAGAACGTCAAAAATCGCGCCAAGTCGGAGCGGCAGCGGATTGGCTGCACCTGA
- the tilS gene encoding tRNA lysidine(34) synthetase TilS: MAAPEASAAPAHSADAAGAVGDDELEALFAFLADYPLVIAAVSGGADSIGMMRLIARWQQRRAQPPKVTIATVDHGLRPASRAEAEWVVARAQELGFEAALLTWSGEKPTTGIQDAARAARYALLADLARRSAPQGRVAIVTAHTEDDQAETLLMRLARGSGVDGLAGMAPARPLDGDKRVMLLRPLLSVAGERLRATLRSLNAEWIEDPSNDATRFERVQVRKARDVLALLGIDNEKIALSARRLARAKAAIDAGVDKLKRDAALDLHAGAFASFDRGVWLGAPEELRIRMLGGLIGSFGGQSEPLRLSQLEALVTRMEREGFEGATLAGAMVSQHGGIVRVQREPGRVPLPSLVLVPGASATWDGRFFVAASDRAPAPIEVRPLGGDGYAALRRQLDPAPHLPASAAATLPSFWRSGSLIAVPTLTAVMGPVAALEGAAGLYSAEFLR; the protein is encoded by the coding sequence TTGGCTGCACCTGAGGCCAGCGCCGCGCCCGCCCATTCGGCCGACGCTGCGGGAGCGGTGGGCGACGATGAGCTCGAGGCGCTTTTTGCATTCCTCGCCGACTACCCCCTCGTGATCGCTGCCGTGTCGGGCGGTGCCGACAGCATCGGCATGATGCGTCTCATCGCCCGCTGGCAGCAGCGACGTGCGCAACCGCCGAAAGTCACCATCGCCACCGTCGATCACGGGTTGCGTCCCGCCTCCCGCGCCGAGGCCGAGTGGGTTGTTGCCCGCGCGCAAGAGCTCGGCTTCGAGGCGGCATTGCTGACATGGTCCGGCGAAAAGCCAACGACCGGCATCCAAGATGCGGCGCGCGCCGCCCGCTATGCGCTCCTTGCCGATCTCGCGCGGCGCTCTGCGCCCCAAGGCCGGGTGGCTATCGTGACGGCTCATACCGAGGACGATCAGGCGGAGACGCTGCTGATGCGCTTGGCTCGCGGCAGCGGGGTCGATGGCCTTGCCGGCATGGCGCCGGCGCGTCCGCTCGACGGCGATAAGCGCGTGATGCTGCTGCGACCGCTGCTGTCGGTTGCGGGAGAGCGTCTGCGCGCGACGCTGCGCTCGCTGAACGCCGAGTGGATCGAAGACCCGAGCAACGACGCGACGCGCTTTGAGCGCGTGCAGGTGCGCAAGGCGCGCGACGTCCTTGCCCTCCTCGGCATCGACAATGAGAAGATCGCGCTGAGCGCCCGCCGCTTAGCGCGCGCCAAAGCGGCGATCGATGCGGGCGTCGACAAGCTGAAGCGCGACGCCGCCCTCGACCTGCACGCCGGTGCATTCGCCAGCTTCGATCGCGGTGTGTGGCTCGGCGCGCCCGAGGAGTTGCGCATCAGGATGCTCGGCGGCCTGATCGGGTCCTTCGGCGGCCAATCCGAGCCGCTGCGTCTAAGCCAGCTCGAGGCCCTCGTGACGCGCATGGAGCGCGAAGGGTTCGAGGGCGCCACCCTAGCCGGCGCCATGGTCTCGCAGCACGGCGGCATCGTTCGCGTGCAGCGCGAGCCCGGCCGTGTGCCGTTGCCGTCGCTGGTCCTGGTGCCTGGTGCGTCGGCAACCTGGGACGGCCGCTTCTTCGTCGCGGCGTCGGATCGAGCCCCAGCTCCCATCGAGGTGCGCCCGCTGGGCGGCGACGGCTATGCGGCCCTGCGCCGGCAGCTTGACCCGGCGCCTCATCTGCCGGCCAGCGCGGCCGCGACGCTGCCCTCTTTCTGGCGTTCCGGGTCGCTGATCGCCGTTCCGACACTGACGGCCGTTATGGGTCCGGTCGCGGCGCTCGAGGGGGCGGCTGGGCTCTATTCGGCCGAATTCCTTCGCTAG
- the ftsH gene encoding ATP-dependent zinc metalloprotease FtsH, translating into MNSNFQKLAIWVAILVLLAALFNLFNNPTQSRRGTEITYSEFLTAVDSGNVSDATLAGNRIYGTMRDGGTSFTTYAPQDSTLVERLEKKGIKFRARPSDEEVPSIMGMLLNWFPMLLLIAVWIFFMRQMQSGSGRAMGFGKSRAKLLTERHGRVTFEDVAGVDEAKDDLQEIVEFLRDPQKFQRLGGRIPRGALLVGPPGTGKTLLARAIAGEANVPFFTISGSDFVEMFVGVGASRVRDMFEQAKKNAPCIIFIDEIDAVGRHRGAGLGGGNDEREQTLNQLLVEMDGFEANEGIILIAATNRPDVLDPALLRPGRFDRQITVPNPDVAGREKILRVHMRKVPVAPNVDPKVIARGTPGFSGADLANLVNEAALLAARRNKRLVTQLEFEDSKDKVMMGAERRSMIMTEEEKLATAYHEAGHALVSLKVLGGDPLHKVTIIPRGRALGVTMNLPERDKLSYSKQWCEARIAMSFGGRCAEQAIYGKDHLNTGASSDIMQATDLARRMVTEWGMSEKLGPLRYNENQQEVFLGHAITQRQNMSEDTARLIDQEIRRIVTEGEDTARRVIGESRHDLEAITQALMEYETISGDEVRTLLRGEKITRKPDDEVPRDQSGSAVPSAGGRFRPAGGAGPMEPQPQS; encoded by the coding sequence ATGAACTCGAATTTCCAAAAGCTTGCCATCTGGGTTGCAATCCTGGTCCTGCTCGCGGCCCTGTTCAATCTATTCAACAATCCGACCCAGAGCCGGCGCGGCACCGAGATCACCTACTCGGAGTTCCTGACTGCGGTCGACAGCGGCAACGTCTCCGACGCCACCCTCGCCGGCAACCGCATCTATGGCACCATGCGCGACGGCGGCACCTCCTTCACCACCTACGCTCCGCAGGATTCAACCCTCGTCGAGCGGCTGGAGAAGAAGGGCATCAAGTTCCGCGCCCGTCCGTCGGACGAGGAAGTGCCCTCGATCATGGGCATGCTCCTCAACTGGTTCCCCATGCTGCTGCTCATCGCGGTGTGGATCTTCTTCATGCGCCAGATGCAGTCGGGCTCGGGCCGCGCCATGGGCTTCGGCAAGTCGCGCGCTAAGCTTTTGACCGAGCGCCACGGCCGCGTGACCTTCGAGGACGTCGCCGGCGTCGACGAGGCCAAGGACGACCTGCAGGAGATCGTCGAGTTCCTGCGCGACCCGCAGAAGTTCCAGCGCCTTGGCGGCCGCATCCCGCGCGGCGCGCTGCTCGTCGGCCCGCCCGGCACCGGTAAGACGCTGCTCGCCCGCGCCATCGCCGGCGAGGCGAACGTGCCGTTCTTTACGATTTCCGGCTCCGACTTCGTCGAGATGTTCGTCGGCGTCGGCGCATCGCGCGTGCGCGACATGTTCGAGCAGGCGAAGAAGAACGCGCCCTGCATCATCTTCATCGACGAGATCGACGCGGTCGGCCGTCATCGCGGCGCCGGTCTCGGCGGCGGCAACGACGAGCGCGAGCAGACGCTGAACCAGCTGCTCGTCGAGATGGACGGCTTCGAGGCGAACGAGGGCATCATCCTCATCGCCGCGACCAACCGCCCCGACGTGCTCGACCCGGCATTGCTGCGCCCCGGCCGCTTCGACCGGCAGATCACCGTGCCGAACCCGGACGTCGCCGGCCGCGAGAAGATCCTGCGCGTGCACATGCGCAAGGTTCCGGTCGCGCCGAACGTCGATCCGAAAGTCATCGCGCGGGGTACGCCCGGATTCTCGGGTGCCGATCTCGCCAACCTCGTCAACGAGGCGGCGCTGCTCGCCGCGCGCCGCAACAAGCGGCTCGTGACGCAGCTCGAGTTCGAAGACTCCAAGGACAAGGTGATGATGGGTGCGGAGCGCCGCTCCATGATCATGACCGAGGAGGAGAAGCTCGCCACCGCCTATCACGAGGCCGGCCACGCTCTGGTCAGCCTCAAGGTTCTGGGCGGCGATCCGCTACACAAAGTAACGATCATCCCGCGCGGCCGCGCGCTGGGCGTGACCATGAACCTGCCGGAGCGCGACAAGCTCAGCTACTCCAAGCAGTGGTGCGAGGCGCGCATCGCCATGTCGTTCGGCGGCCGTTGCGCCGAGCAGGCGATCTACGGCAAGGATCACCTCAACACGGGTGCCTCGAGCGACATCATGCAGGCGACCGATCTCGCCCGCCGCATGGTCACCGAGTGGGGCATGAGCGAGAAGCTCGGGCCGCTGCGCTATAACGAGAACCAGCAGGAGGTCTTCCTCGGCCACGCCATCACGCAGCGCCAGAACATGTCGGAGGACACGGCGCGGCTGATCGACCAGGAGATCCGCCGCATCGTCACCGAGGGCGAGGATACGGCGCGCAGGGTCATCGGCGAGAGCCGGCACGACCTCGAGGCCATCACCCAAGCGCTGATGGAGTACGAGACGATCTCCGGCGACGAGGTGCGGACCCTGTTACGCGGCGAGAAGATCACCCGCAAGCCGGACGACGAGGTGCCGCGCGACCAGAGTGGCTCGGCGGTGCCGAGCGCCGGTGGCCGCTTCCGTCCTGCCGGCGGCGCCGGCCCGATGGAGCCGCAGCCGCAGTCGTAA
- the folP gene encoding dihydropteroate synthase: MQRSSYVRPIGFYPAPPDAEENVFSGLPLAGQPLRFTALEIARRDGVHVKRRVISLEEAIEREWGRGTLDAAQDLEAITAARPRLAGLALDRPRLMGIINVTPDSFSDGGLHDAAEAAIAHGLKLAAEGADIIDIGGESTRPGADYVPVEEELRRVIPVIEGLRARTEALISIDTRKAEVMRRAAVAGADILNDVSALTHDPAAMAVAAETGLPVILMHAQGDPRTMNDDPQYTDVVLDVFDFLESRIAACEAAGIPRAKLVVDPGIGFGKHLHHNVAVLASLSLYHALGVPVLLGASRKKLIDHISDVPNPRDRVPGSLAAALAGASQGVQIVRVHDVAATRQALNVWRAALAGSDKILA, encoded by the coding sequence ATGCAACGCTCCTCCTACGTGCGCCCCATCGGCTTCTATCCCGCGCCGCCAGACGCCGAGGAGAACGTCTTCAGTGGCCTGCCGCTCGCCGGTCAGCCGCTGCGCTTCACTGCCCTCGAGATCGCCCGGCGTGACGGCGTGCACGTGAAGCGCCGTGTCATCTCGCTCGAGGAGGCCATCGAGCGCGAATGGGGTCGCGGTACGTTGGATGCCGCGCAGGATCTCGAGGCGATCACCGCCGCACGCCCGCGCCTTGCCGGCCTGGCGCTCGACCGCCCGCGCCTCATGGGCATCATCAACGTCACGCCCGACAGCTTTTCCGACGGCGGCCTGCATGACGCGGCCGAGGCCGCAATCGCGCACGGGCTGAAGCTCGCCGCCGAGGGTGCCGATATCATCGACATCGGCGGGGAATCGACCCGGCCCGGCGCCGACTACGTGCCGGTCGAGGAGGAGCTTCGCCGCGTCATTCCGGTGATCGAGGGACTGCGCGCGCGCACCGAGGCGCTCATCTCCATCGATACGCGCAAGGCGGAGGTGATGCGCCGCGCAGCGGTCGCGGGCGCCGACATCTTGAACGACGTCTCGGCGCTGACGCACGATCCGGCGGCGATGGCCGTCGCGGCCGAGACCGGCCTGCCCGTCATTCTCATGCATGCGCAGGGCGACCCGCGCACGATGAACGACGACCCGCAGTACACCGATGTGGTCCTCGACGTGTTCGACTTTCTGGAATCGCGCATCGCGGCGTGCGAGGCGGCCGGCATTCCCCGCGCCAAACTCGTTGTCGATCCGGGAATCGGCTTCGGCAAGCACCTGCACCACAACGTCGCCGTGCTGGCGTCGCTATCGCTCTACCATGCGCTCGGCGTGCCGGTGCTGCTCGGCGCCTCGCGCAAGAAGCTCATCGATCACATCTCGGACGTCCCCAATCCGCGCGACCGCGTGCCGGGCTCGCTGGCGGCGGCGCTCGCCGGAGCCTCCCAGGGCGTGCAAATCGTGCGCGTGCACGATGTGGCGGCGACGCGGCAGGCGCTCAACGTTTGGCGCGCCGCCCTGGCCGGCAGCGATAAGATCCTGGCCTGA
- the glmM gene encoding phosphoglucosamine mutase encodes MSRRYFGTDGIRGLANKSPMTSEVALKVGMAAGKIFQTQTNYRHRVVIGKDTRLSGYMLEAALMSGFTAVGMDVFLLGPMPTPAVAMLTRSLRADLGVMISASHNPFDDNGIKLFDPDGYKLSDETEQRIEQLIDADTAELLAPAGAIGRATRVESAQERYIEFAKRTLPKNLRLDGLRIVIDCANGAGYKVAPEALWELGAEVIKIGVEPNGRNINDKCGSTAPEALIAKVREVRADVGIALDGDADRVVIVNEKGEIVDGDQLMAVIADTWHRSGKLTGGGVVATVMSNLGLERYLKSIGLDMVRTPVGDRYVVEHMRKHGFNVGGEQSGHIVLSDFVTTGDGLVTALQLLAVVVSTGSTVSEVTNRFDPLPQILRNVRYGSGKPLEDTRVVKAIDAGKAKLGEYGRLVIRPSGTEPVIRVMAEGDDERLVNTVVGDIVEAVRAAAAA; translated from the coding sequence ATGTCGCGCCGCTATTTCGGTACGGACGGTATTCGCGGTCTCGCCAACAAGTCGCCGATGACCTCGGAGGTCGCGCTGAAGGTCGGCATGGCCGCCGGCAAGATCTTCCAGACGCAGACGAACTACCGCCATCGCGTCGTTATCGGCAAGGACACTCGGCTCTCCGGCTACATGCTCGAGGCGGCGCTGATGTCGGGCTTCACGGCCGTCGGCATGGACGTGTTCCTGCTCGGCCCGATGCCGACGCCCGCCGTCGCCATGCTCACGCGCTCGCTGCGCGCCGACCTTGGCGTGATGATCTCGGCCTCGCACAATCCCTTCGACGACAACGGCATCAAGCTGTTCGATCCCGATGGCTACAAGCTGTCCGACGAGACGGAGCAGCGCATCGAGCAGCTGATCGACGCCGACACCGCCGAGCTGCTCGCGCCCGCAGGCGCCATCGGCCGCGCCACGCGCGTCGAGAGCGCCCAGGAACGCTACATCGAGTTTGCCAAGCGGACGCTGCCGAAGAACCTGCGCCTCGACGGCCTGCGCATCGTCATCGATTGCGCCAATGGCGCCGGCTACAAGGTGGCGCCGGAAGCCCTGTGGGAGCTTGGCGCCGAGGTGATCAAGATCGGCGTCGAGCCGAACGGCCGCAACATCAACGACAAGTGCGGCTCGACCGCCCCTGAGGCGCTGATCGCCAAGGTGCGCGAGGTGCGCGCCGACGTCGGCATCGCGCTCGACGGCGACGCCGACCGCGTCGTGATCGTCAACGAGAAGGGCGAAATCGTCGACGGCGACCAGCTCATGGCCGTCATCGCCGACACCTGGCACCGCTCCGGCAAGTTGACCGGCGGCGGCGTCGTCGCAACTGTGATGAGCAACCTTGGGCTCGAGCGCTATCTGAAGAGCATCGGCCTCGACATGGTGCGCACGCCGGTGGGCGACCGCTACGTCGTCGAGCATATGCGCAAGCACGGCTTCAACGTCGGCGGCGAGCAGTCGGGGCACATCGTGCTGTCGGACTTCGTCACTACGGGCGATGGCTTGGTCACGGCGCTGCAGCTCCTCGCCGTCGTCGTGTCGACCGGCTCGACGGTGAGCGAGGTGACGAACCGCTTCGATCCGCTGCCGCAGATCCTGCGCAATGTGCGCTACGGGAGCGGGAAGCCGCTCGAGGATACGCGCGTCGTCAAGGCGATCGACGCCGGCAAGGCGAAGCTCGGCGAGTACGGCCGCCTCGTCATCCGCCCCTCCGGCACCGAGCCCGTCATCCGCGTGATGGCGGAAGGCGACGACGAGCGCCTCGTAAACACTGTTGTTGGTGACATCGTCGAAGCTGTCCGCGCCGCCGCGGCCGCCTGA